The following coding sequences lie in one Apium graveolens cultivar Ventura chromosome 3, ASM990537v1, whole genome shotgun sequence genomic window:
- the LOC141713518 gene encoding 1,4-alpha-glucan-branching enzyme 1, chloroplastic/amyloplastic-like isoform X2: MYGSWATLSKPAFGFLTSFSTQLHSSKVEQRSCISAVLTDENSDMMHIEEDTETVAVLDLDPGLRPYKDHFGYRMKRYISQKTLIEKYEGSLEDFAQGYLKFGFNREKGGIVYREWAPAAQEAQIIGDFNGWDGSNHNMEKDQFGVWCITIPDSGGKAAIPHNSKVKFRFKHGDGVWVDRIPAWIKYASVDATRFAAPYDGVYWDPPRSEMYKFRYPRPPKSAAPRIYEAHVGMSSSEPRVSSYREFADNILPRIKANNYNTVQLMAVMEHSYYGSFGYHVTNFFAVSSRSGTPEDLKYLIDKAHSLGLRVLMDIVHSHVSNNVTDGLNGFDVGQSSQDSYFHTGDRGYHQLWDSRLFNYANWEVLRFLLSNLRWWLEEYKFDGFRFDGVTSMLYHHHGINMEFTGNYNEYFSESTDVDAVVYLMLANNLIHSLLLDATVVAEDVSGVPGLGRPVLEGGIGFDYRLAMAIPDRWIDYLKNKKDEEWSMEEISWSLTNRRYTEKCIAYAESHDQAIVGDKTIAFLLMDQEMYSGMSALVAASPTIDRGIALHKMIHFITMALGGEGYLNFMGNEFGHPEWIDFPREGNNWSYEKCRRQWNLVDEDHMRYQFMYAFDRAMNMLDEKFAFIASRKQMVSCANNEDKVIVFERGDLIFVFNFHPESTYDGYKVGCDMPGIYRVALDSDALEFGGHGRVAHNVDHFTSPEGIPGVPETNFNNRPNSFQVLSPARTCVVYYRVEESSDESVEEGSGIVSVSVSVIEEDNTNAVDRFVEIEETTVVEKDDDGPTLLKGL; the protein is encoded by the exons ATGTACGGATCATGGGCTACTCTTTCGAAACCTGCATTTGGGTTTTTAACTTCCTTCTCAACTCAACTACATTCTTCAAAG GTAGAACAGAGGTCTTGCATCTCAGCTGTTTTAACTGATGAAAACTCCGATATGATGCACATTGAGGAAGACACTGAGACAGTTGCTGTTTTGGATCTTGACCCGGGACTGCGACCGTATAAAGATCATTTTGGATATAGAATGAAAAGATATATATCACAGAAAACGCTAATTGAAAAATATGAAGGAAGCCTTGAAGATTTTGCACAAG GTTATTTGAAATTCGGTTTTAACAGAGAAAAAGGTGGCATTGTGTACCGTGAATGGGCTCCTGCTGCTCA AGAAGCACAAATTATTGGTGACTTCAATGGATGGGATGGCTCTAATCACAATATGGAAAAAGATCAGTTTGGAGTTTGGTGTATTACAATTCCTGACTCTGGTGGGAAGGCAGCCATTCCGCATAATTCCAAAGTCAAGTTTCGATTTAAGCATGGTGATGGAGTTTGGGTTGACAGGATCCCTGCTTGGATAAAATATGCTTCTGTGGACGCAACCAGGTTTGCTGCACCTTATGACGGTGTGTACTGGGACCCGCCACGTTCAGAGAT GTATAAGTTTAGATATCCACGTCCTCCAAAATCTGCAGCACCGCGGATTTATGAGGCACATGTTGGGATGAGTAGTTCAGAACCCCGTGTAAGTTCATACAGAGAATTTGCAGATAATATCTTACCTCGTATTAAGGCAAACAATTATAACACTGTCCAATTGATGGCTGTGATGGAGCATTCATACTACGGTTCCTTTGGATATCACGTGACAAACTTTTTTGCTGTGAGCAGTAGGTCGGGAACCCCTGAAGACCTGAAGTATTTAATAGATAAAGCGCATAGCTTAGGTTTACGGGTACTGATGGATATTGTTCACAGCCATGTAAGCAACAATGTTACTGATGGCCTTAATGGCTTCGATGTTGGACAAAGTTCACAAGATTCGTACTTCCACACTGGAGATCGTGGTTACCACCAGCTGTGGGATAGCAGACTTTTTAACTATGCAAACTGGGAGGTACTCCGTTTCCTACTATCTAACTTGAGATGGTGGCTGGAGGAGTACAAATTTGATGGGTTTCGATTTGATGGAGTAACATCAATGTTGTACCATCACCATGGAATTAACATGGAATTCACAGGGAACTATAATGAGTATTTCAGCGAGTCAACAGATGTTGATGCAGTGGTTTACCTGATGCTGGCTAACAATCTGATACATAGTCTCCTACTTGATGCAACAGTGGTAGCGGAAGATGTTTCTGGTGTACCTGGACTAGGCCGGCCTGTATTAGAGGGAGGAATTGGTTTTGATTATCGTCTGGCGATGGCTATACCTGATAGGTGGATCGATTACTTGAAAAACAAGAAAGATGAAGAGTGGTCTATGGAGGAGATATCCTGGAGTTTGACTAATAGGAGATACACAGAGAAGTGTATAGCCTATGCTGAAAGTCATGATCAG GCTATCGTGGGAGACAAGACTATTGCATTTTTActtatggatcaagaaatgtaCTCAGGCATGTCCGCATTAGTAGCTGCTTCTCCAACAATTGATCGGGGAATTGCACTTCACAAG ATGATTCACTTTATCACAATGGCTTTAGGAGGGGAGGGCTACCTTAATTTCATGGGAAATGAG TTTGGTCATCCAGAGTGGATAGATTTTCCTAGAGAAGGCAATAATTGGAGTTACGAGAAGTGCAGACGCCAGTGGAATCTGGTCGATGAAGATCACATGAGATATCAG TTCATGTATGCTTTTGATAGAGCTATGAATATGCTTGATGAGAAATTTGCATTCATTGCATCGCGTAAACAGATGGTGAGCTGTGCAAATAATGAGGATAAG GTCATTGTGTTTGAACGGGGAGATCTAATTTTCGTTTTCAACTTTCATCCAGAGAGTACTTATGACGG GTATAAAGTTGGGTGTGACATGCCTGGGATATACAGAGTTGCACTGGATAGTGATGCTTTGGAGTTTGGTGGGCATGGAAGA GTGGCACACAATGTGGACCATTTCACATCTCCGGAAGGAATCCCTGGAGTACCCGAAACAAACTTCAATAACCGGCCAAACTCATTCCAAGTACTCTCCCCAGCTCGCACATGTGTG GTCTATTATAGAGTTGAAGAAAGCTCAGATGAAAGCGTAGAAGAAGGCAGCGGAATAGTGTCTGTGTCTGTTAGTGTCATTGAGGAAGACAACACAAATGCGGTGGACAGATTTGTGGAAATTGAAGAAACAACTGTTGTCGAAAAAGATGATGATGGTCCAACTTTGTTGAAAGGCTTATAA
- the LOC141713518 gene encoding 1,4-alpha-glucan-branching enzyme 1, chloroplastic/amyloplastic-like isoform X1: MYGSWATLSKPAFGFLTSFSTQLHSSKGFRNNWSVAYQQPRGLLYRPGKSLECQQFLHSSGFSIFGRVEQRSCISAVLTDENSDMMHIEEDTETVAVLDLDPGLRPYKDHFGYRMKRYISQKTLIEKYEGSLEDFAQGYLKFGFNREKGGIVYREWAPAAQEAQIIGDFNGWDGSNHNMEKDQFGVWCITIPDSGGKAAIPHNSKVKFRFKHGDGVWVDRIPAWIKYASVDATRFAAPYDGVYWDPPRSEMYKFRYPRPPKSAAPRIYEAHVGMSSSEPRVSSYREFADNILPRIKANNYNTVQLMAVMEHSYYGSFGYHVTNFFAVSSRSGTPEDLKYLIDKAHSLGLRVLMDIVHSHVSNNVTDGLNGFDVGQSSQDSYFHTGDRGYHQLWDSRLFNYANWEVLRFLLSNLRWWLEEYKFDGFRFDGVTSMLYHHHGINMEFTGNYNEYFSESTDVDAVVYLMLANNLIHSLLLDATVVAEDVSGVPGLGRPVLEGGIGFDYRLAMAIPDRWIDYLKNKKDEEWSMEEISWSLTNRRYTEKCIAYAESHDQAIVGDKTIAFLLMDQEMYSGMSALVAASPTIDRGIALHKMIHFITMALGGEGYLNFMGNEFGHPEWIDFPREGNNWSYEKCRRQWNLVDEDHMRYQFMYAFDRAMNMLDEKFAFIASRKQMVSCANNEDKVIVFERGDLIFVFNFHPESTYDGYKVGCDMPGIYRVALDSDALEFGGHGRVAHNVDHFTSPEGIPGVPETNFNNRPNSFQVLSPARTCVVYYRVEESSDESVEEGSGIVSVSVSVIEEDNTNAVDRFVEIEETTVVEKDDDGPTLLKGL; encoded by the exons ATGTACGGATCATGGGCTACTCTTTCGAAACCTGCATTTGGGTTTTTAACTTCCTTCTCAACTCAACTACATTCTTCAAAG GGCTTCAGGAATAACTGGTCTGTTGCATATCAACAGCCACGCGGACTACTTTACAGACCTGGAAAATCGCTTGAGTGTCAGCAATTTCTTCACTCATCAGGATTCTCCATATTTGGGAGG GTAGAACAGAGGTCTTGCATCTCAGCTGTTTTAACTGATGAAAACTCCGATATGATGCACATTGAGGAAGACACTGAGACAGTTGCTGTTTTGGATCTTGACCCGGGACTGCGACCGTATAAAGATCATTTTGGATATAGAATGAAAAGATATATATCACAGAAAACGCTAATTGAAAAATATGAAGGAAGCCTTGAAGATTTTGCACAAG GTTATTTGAAATTCGGTTTTAACAGAGAAAAAGGTGGCATTGTGTACCGTGAATGGGCTCCTGCTGCTCA AGAAGCACAAATTATTGGTGACTTCAATGGATGGGATGGCTCTAATCACAATATGGAAAAAGATCAGTTTGGAGTTTGGTGTATTACAATTCCTGACTCTGGTGGGAAGGCAGCCATTCCGCATAATTCCAAAGTCAAGTTTCGATTTAAGCATGGTGATGGAGTTTGGGTTGACAGGATCCCTGCTTGGATAAAATATGCTTCTGTGGACGCAACCAGGTTTGCTGCACCTTATGACGGTGTGTACTGGGACCCGCCACGTTCAGAGAT GTATAAGTTTAGATATCCACGTCCTCCAAAATCTGCAGCACCGCGGATTTATGAGGCACATGTTGGGATGAGTAGTTCAGAACCCCGTGTAAGTTCATACAGAGAATTTGCAGATAATATCTTACCTCGTATTAAGGCAAACAATTATAACACTGTCCAATTGATGGCTGTGATGGAGCATTCATACTACGGTTCCTTTGGATATCACGTGACAAACTTTTTTGCTGTGAGCAGTAGGTCGGGAACCCCTGAAGACCTGAAGTATTTAATAGATAAAGCGCATAGCTTAGGTTTACGGGTACTGATGGATATTGTTCACAGCCATGTAAGCAACAATGTTACTGATGGCCTTAATGGCTTCGATGTTGGACAAAGTTCACAAGATTCGTACTTCCACACTGGAGATCGTGGTTACCACCAGCTGTGGGATAGCAGACTTTTTAACTATGCAAACTGGGAGGTACTCCGTTTCCTACTATCTAACTTGAGATGGTGGCTGGAGGAGTACAAATTTGATGGGTTTCGATTTGATGGAGTAACATCAATGTTGTACCATCACCATGGAATTAACATGGAATTCACAGGGAACTATAATGAGTATTTCAGCGAGTCAACAGATGTTGATGCAGTGGTTTACCTGATGCTGGCTAACAATCTGATACATAGTCTCCTACTTGATGCAACAGTGGTAGCGGAAGATGTTTCTGGTGTACCTGGACTAGGCCGGCCTGTATTAGAGGGAGGAATTGGTTTTGATTATCGTCTGGCGATGGCTATACCTGATAGGTGGATCGATTACTTGAAAAACAAGAAAGATGAAGAGTGGTCTATGGAGGAGATATCCTGGAGTTTGACTAATAGGAGATACACAGAGAAGTGTATAGCCTATGCTGAAAGTCATGATCAG GCTATCGTGGGAGACAAGACTATTGCATTTTTActtatggatcaagaaatgtaCTCAGGCATGTCCGCATTAGTAGCTGCTTCTCCAACAATTGATCGGGGAATTGCACTTCACAAG ATGATTCACTTTATCACAATGGCTTTAGGAGGGGAGGGCTACCTTAATTTCATGGGAAATGAG TTTGGTCATCCAGAGTGGATAGATTTTCCTAGAGAAGGCAATAATTGGAGTTACGAGAAGTGCAGACGCCAGTGGAATCTGGTCGATGAAGATCACATGAGATATCAG TTCATGTATGCTTTTGATAGAGCTATGAATATGCTTGATGAGAAATTTGCATTCATTGCATCGCGTAAACAGATGGTGAGCTGTGCAAATAATGAGGATAAG GTCATTGTGTTTGAACGGGGAGATCTAATTTTCGTTTTCAACTTTCATCCAGAGAGTACTTATGACGG GTATAAAGTTGGGTGTGACATGCCTGGGATATACAGAGTTGCACTGGATAGTGATGCTTTGGAGTTTGGTGGGCATGGAAGA GTGGCACACAATGTGGACCATTTCACATCTCCGGAAGGAATCCCTGGAGTACCCGAAACAAACTTCAATAACCGGCCAAACTCATTCCAAGTACTCTCCCCAGCTCGCACATGTGTG GTCTATTATAGAGTTGAAGAAAGCTCAGATGAAAGCGTAGAAGAAGGCAGCGGAATAGTGTCTGTGTCTGTTAGTGTCATTGAGGAAGACAACACAAATGCGGTGGACAGATTTGTGGAAATTGAAGAAACAACTGTTGTCGAAAAAGATGATGATGGTCCAACTTTGTTGAAAGGCTTATAA